In Podarcis muralis chromosome 7, rPodMur119.hap1.1, whole genome shotgun sequence, the genomic stretch gtccaacccccagcaatgcaggaatcaaggaCAACTAAATATGCCTTGAATGTTTTCAATAACACAGAAAGGCGAGGTATaaattgttttattaaataaattccAACTTGCAGAACGATAGCCTAAAAACatacaagaaacaaaatattagTTAAAAGTAAGAAATCCCTTGTTGAAATGGGTTAAGCAAGTACAGGAGTTAAGAATCTGGGAAGGTGGGGGATCCACAGCAGAAACAGAAAGGTGCAGCaaaacagaatttttttaaaaagaagtaattAAGTTAATCTCTTCAAAGGTAAGTGGAAGTGTCTGAAAGAATGTGGCGGAAAAGAATGTGTAAATTGAGTTGTTTGGAAAGCAAAATTAAGAAGATGTAGATTTGGACAGGACAAGAAGGGGGCAAAAACAAATGCAGTGTGAAGGTGAAGAACCAACTAAGACAGGCCACACCTGAAGATGTGGGAGTAGAAGTCCAGAAGCAAATTGAAATGGGGCAGAAAGAGTGCAGCCAGATGTGAACCTGGCAAGGGCGGCACAAGGCAGAGAAAGTAGAGCAAAGAGGGTTAAGACAGATCAGCCTATGAATGGAAACACCCAAGAGGGAAGCACAATCCAGTTCTTCTCTTTCAGTTCTTTGACAGAGAGCAAAGCTGAGATTTGCACTGTAATTTCTAAGGCCAATCGTACATTAAAAACCAGAATGCAAACAGTATGACACAAAGCTGCTGGTGTACAAGCAGTTTTACTAAACGGTGCTTGTTTCGTGTTAACGCGTACTAACCTTATCTGAGGCAGGAAAGATTTCTTGTAGCCATCTTCAATGCTCTGAAGATACGCAGGTGATACTTTCTTTTCATAcggctttaaaataaaatcacacgttGAAACTCAATGTGACTGAAGCTACTGCTGCTTTATTCGTTTGACCAGCTAAAGTCGTTTAACTATCACCTTTATTATAACATCTAGAATTTCCAGAGAGGCTTCAGAATTCTAAAGTTGAGTATTTGTACCAATGCAGTGCTGATCAAAGTCAGAAGATGCACTTGTCCAGGCAGGTCTTTCCCTCTTGCCCTTTAGTAATACCAGGAGGGGAGGGACGAAAAGTCACACCACAAGACGCTTTtgtaacattattatttatttattgctttcctACCCCATCGTTTCCTCCAAggcactcaaggtggcatacgtggTTCTCCCCCCTCTGCTGGAGCAGAAGGAGGCGGAAGTGGAACTACTCATTCCTTCCACTCAGCTGAGATcagctcctctcccccaccctgaaATGTTCCCATTCCACCTGGCCATTGTAAGAAGAAACCATGCAGCTTTAACAACCAGTGTCtgggtttgcttgttttcctcttccctcctcatccccttttccttttgccttGTATGTTTTAATTATAAGCCCCTAGGGCATGGACTGCCTTGTTTTATCGCCTTCTGTAAACCACACTACAAACCTTTTCAGCTCAAGAGGTTGGCAAAAATGCTTTATATAAATAAGGAAGCAAGCCGACTCGCAGAGTTAAAATGTAATATATTCCTATGAGGACAGTCTTCCACACCCTAAAGTGATTTGTCAGTAGAAAAACAATCCTGGCACTACAAGTTCTACACTTCTGGAGAAGAAGCACTCTTTGTCAGACTAATACATTAAGCCCACAACTCATGTGGGAGTTACAACCCTgggatcacacctaaagccaaaatcgcatgtagtcaaaacacactgggttcaaTGGTCGGTGGGATGGccaaagtctctccccccccccccccggtacatTCTTGTTAGGGCTATcgggtggttgctcgagagcaatcaggcaatatgCGTCACTAGTCTGTTCTAAAGCTTTCTTCTTAGtgctaaaaaaaaccctttacaatgcagagcgcctctattccatgtattgctcattcactggcagaatctgagagtgggcagtccttaaatcttccccagcagagtagtttcttgacccccagtctgcgcctcccctctctgcacaaAAGCCTATTGCGTaaggaaggcttgggtaaagggggacctccctcctccccactttgctcaggcaaggtgccCTGGCACCaccttgcatcctccgagccctgcatctcctccccactagaagcgtggcttccttcctccactgaggaagtgctgcttcccatgaTCTTTGGGGGCTCCCTGTAATCCATCTGCCTTTTCCCCTCtcacccctgagccgatggcagttccctgacaactctCTTGCTTTCCACCTCCTTTATTTGTTATTTTGCCAAGGtgataaagctgaatgtgcacaagttaaatgtgtgtaagttgcggACTTACTGGACACAATATTATTCGCCCGCCCAAACCAAGCATACCTTGCCTCTCTCTTCAATCCTTTTCATTACTTCTGAGACAGGTACGTCAATATAAATGGTCAGGTGAGGGGGCAAGAAATCAGAAAGACTAAGATCCTTCATTGTATCGTAGTGCTCCACGCCTAGAAAGAAAGCCAGCAAGAGAATGCTTTCGTCAGCTAAAGGCACACCTTGTTTCaggcagagaaaatggaaagttttACACCAGCTATTCAAGCCACTCTGTAGCAGATGCGTACTGAaatgtaccactgtatcccatTGTGCCTGTGAGACCACCTTTGGAGagtcaaaaaattaaaaaacgctTGCAGATGACCCAGCAAGTCCCCTTCCTCCTGCTGCAACTCTCTCTACTTCCTCATTCTTCTACCCAAGAGCCAGGAAGCTCTGTGGTTAGATCAGCATACACCAAGAACACAGCAACTGTTTGTACAAGGACAAGCCAAGGAGCTCCCTCATTGCCTAGCTCAGAGGTCATAGTGTGTCTGCCTTGCAAGCAAAAAGTCCCAGATCAATTCCCTGCATCTCTAgggagggttgggagagactcttACCCAACAGTAAATTCCTTCCGCTTACATGATGATGCTATATCACAACCCacccaccaaacacacacacaaataccacaGTGGTCATGGGCAGAGCAGAGGGCGGTAAGTTTCAGGTCTGGGGGAAAAGTGGAGAGAGAGACCTTAGAGTTGGGCTCCCCTGTTCCAGTCCTACCTTCTTCCAACAAGATTCGGGCCTTGTTTGCTCGCCCCACATAATCCAAAGCAGTACTGATGATGGCTGGGttataaatcttttaaataaataaaaaacgatGACTTACACCTCTTGTGGATGTAGCCCTGCTTATACATCGCCTCCAAGAACACAAAGTCACTGTAGGGGGAGCGCTCCAGAACCACTCCTTGCCCTGAAGTTAAACAGGGATCACAACTTCAATATGAGAAACACCATCACATATTATTCACACAAGTTATGGAGTTTGGGCTTAGAGCGAGGCTAAgtttttatttaaaggtaaagttaaaggtacccctgcccgtacgggccagtcttgccagactctagggttgtgcgcccatctcacttaagaggccgggggccagcgctgtccggagacactttccgggtcacgtggccagcgtgacatcgctgcatctggcgagccagcgcagcacacggaaacaccgtttaccttcccgctagtaagcggtccctatttatctacttgcacccgaaggtgctttcgaactgctaggttggcaggcgctgggaccgagcagcgggagcgcatcccgccacggggattcgaaccgccgacctttcgatcggcaagccctaggcactgaggcttttacccacagcgccacccgcgtcccaagttttTATTTAGGCAACCTTTATTTAAAGTTTGTGCTCCTCAACGCTGCTTCTAATTATGATTTTCTCCCAGTTTGCAAAGCAGCATTATGCATGCAATAATTAATTTCTTGACACTACATCCTAAAGCCCACATTTTCAAGGTCTGCTAATCACAGGAAGAACCTGCAGTTGTATCTTAAAGTTGGCAGGAAGTGCAGTGCTCTGCTTTGGCATACCACTCAACCCTCCAGATCATATTTGTTCAAAATACCTTTGAAAAAGTACAGTACAATCGGATCTTATACAGGAATTATGTTCTAGGGGTGGCACATATGCGCAAAAATGTGCGTACTCAAACCACCCTATTTGCTCTTCTGGAAATGTGTCCCAAACAGGCCTTGCCcaccaagcaaggcagagaacttTTAAGCGGGCAAGGCCAGCTCAATGTGTCATGAGATCTCACAGGGCTGTCCCCAGGCTTCCAAAGCCAGCACACCGAGAAAGCCTAGCCCAGCAAGGAAGGGAGAAAGTTTAAAAGCTCTTTTTCACCCCTGAAAAAACATGTGTGCATTTAATTTGCTAAATCTCAACCAGCCTGTCTTCAATCATGCAAGTTGCAATTGCACAAGTACCGCTTCTCAAAACATTCTAGTCTTTATCAACCTGGTATCTGCAATGTCcaggaagcctgcagccaatgagactagcaatccaaaacatctggagggcaccaggttgaagaagactGAAGAACCAACTATGGCTGGCTGCTGCTCTGTGAATTCCcagttatgtttttattttgccaCATTTTCTCTAAACGGAATCCAAATTTCAATTAGTAAGTTTATTTAGGAACAAAAGGAACTAGATTACCTGTGGTCAGCAGGTGTTCCAGGGCATCAGCATACTGTAGGAGGCGGTTACTGAATAACCAGGCTTGAAGCCGATATGAGTTTCCATCTGGGTGTTTAGGACTGTTGTAAAATTTCTCCAGGCTACAATTACCGCTGAATTTTGAATCCAATATTGTTCTATCTCCTGTGACCCTGTCCACATAATGAATATCTGCTTCTGGAAAGTATCGCAAACCTGGAAAGAGCAATCAAAGATTTGAAAGGGGAAGCTACATATTGATGTTCATCTTAAGCCACTCCAGAATACAAGCTCAATTGCGTCTCTATACACATGCAAGGACTTTCTTTACATTATCTACGCAGCACTCTTCAACGACGTTCCACTCCAAACCCACTTTTCAGAAGCAAACCAATGCAAGACAACTGGAGGTCTCTGTCTTTAAAATAGTCTTCTCAAATCCCATCTTCTCCAGATGGCCACtgctgtatatttattttatacaccTTATGTCCTAAGGGATCAGGATGGATCAAAGTGTAGTATAACACTAAGACCCTATTATCTAGGCTATTAGAAGTTGATTAAAAATCTTTTTTGTCAATTTAGAAAGTGTTTCTGATTAACAACAGATTCTTCAAGTTATTAATTATGCTTAAAATAAGCAACCAAAATTCCACAGGGCTGACAGGTACTTTCTCATACAAGACATTTCTCCTTCTCCATCACATATTAGGGAACATCTCTTCTGAGACAGCACTTGCCAAAACATAGACACACATTTCTAAACAAAGATGGTTTGCTGTTTACAAAGACAGGCAGTGCCGTACaatggttagagtatcagactagggCCTAGGAGAACAGGAGTCAAatacccacttggccatgaagctcactaggtgacccaGGTCAGGTACtgccttcacagggttgttgtgggagtaAAATGAATAGAGGAAGAACTATgcaccttaagctccttgagaaaaagatggaatataaatgcaatgatgCAATAGTTCCATTTCATCTCCAAACGTATGTAGATTTGACTCAGAAAATATAACTTGCAACTAGTTTGCTACGGTTTTGTTAATTGTGCAACAGGcctatatgtaataataataataataataataattttttatttataccccgccctccccagccaaggcttacaagcaataataaaaacaagaagaatgattacaacttaaaaacaaaaataaaacacaacattaaaataatggaacattaaattattaaaatgtagcctcattgcaggaggagaaggaaaagaaaaaagaaagatagggagggagggagggaatcaaatgaaCCCTCCAACCCAGAGCCAGCCATCAAACGTCAACCAGAATGAAGAGGGCTGTCATTGATACATAGATATTCTATGCTGCTTCccaaagaagcagcaacagaaactCACACCCAAAGCTCTGAtacaaaaattaaatagaaacagGGTGGGTGGGCAAAAAAATATCCTCCTCCTCCGCTTGAATAGCCAAAGACCTAGtttaagaggaatgcttttgtctGCAACTTAAAGATATGGTACTAGGTGAGCCTCCCccaaggagggcattccactacCCAAAAGGTTACAAATTATATGTGAGTTCCAACAGCAATACAGAAGTACATGCCTAGCTTCTCTGCTACTTGCTGTGCAAGCTTGCCCTTGCCGCTTCGTAGGTTGCCATCCACTGTGAAGACTTTGCTGTTTGCATTCAACCTTGGAGTAGTTCTCTCTCCCAAAAAATATGCCAGCCAGTTATACCGTAGGCTGCACCGGGAACTCACATGAAGCCTTGCCTAGAAGGAAAAAATCAGATTGAATTAACTATGTTTAAGATTTAATATTCTGCCATATTAACATTATATGCAACAAAACCatacagtgtgtgtgggggggggggggtttggggggggaccACAGTATTGACCTAACTCTGACAGAactttttcaaaaagaaacatTAGATGTCATTAGATAGCTTTATACTGGTTTCATCAGAAATGCAACAGaacactattatttatttattgttattaattgcaattaatcccaactttccccctcagggagctcaaggtggcatacatggctctGCTGCTTCTCATTTAATTTGTAAAACAACCCTATGGGGTAGGTTAGGCCCAGGGTCACACCCACTGAGCTTcgaggctgagtggggatttaatccctggcctcccaggtcctagtccaacactctaactactaTATCACACTGGTTTCCTACAATGAACAAAACCCTCCCCAATTTTAACTGAGCTTCCTTTcattggactcagctatacagctgcaaacaaaacgttttaagtgtgttttaagtgcgaTATACAATGTGGTAcaagatggcaatggtgagccttatggaaaattcaatgtttttctaaaaacgcttttaaaaaaacattttcaaaatggtttttatatatgtgtagattccaccattaATACCAGCATGTCACCAATTGTCACATTCACAAATTAAGATGGATTCAAACAATCATACAATGACTGAAATATTGCCAGCAACAACTTAATAGGCAAAATTTTCTATAGATTCTGGACACCTTAAGGGCGACCTTCTCCCCTATCTACTGTCTTATCTGTCTTCTTCAATAACTGAAGTTCTGATATGTGTGCTCCCAACTAGCTGAAGTTCAACAGGAACTAAATAGgatcagggccttctcagtaggaGCACCAACGTCCGACAAGGAATCCTGCAGAGGCcccaaactgtcttcagacaaCAGCAAAGTTTATTTTGTCTCAAGATAAAGCAGGACATAAATATTTCAAACCATTGGTACCAACTAGAAATCTCAAGTTTCTGTCACACAAGAGATCGATGTCACATTTCACATCAGTTACAAAGCCGACAGTTACTTTACCCCCTCTCCATATCatattaaaaaaaaggagaatTATTAAAGAGCAAAGATTTCTTGCAATATTAGCAACCTTATCTGAGGCATCTTAATGACTTTTCTATGTAAACCTACAACTccatggtatgtgtgtgtgtgtttttaagcatGAGTCTTAATGAGTCTTAAGCCCTAAATCTGCATTTAGCTAAAAGTACTATTTCCCTGAAACGAAAAACATAATCCCCTCAACACTGAAGCCCCCTCAGAAAATGCCTCTTGGGTGACAATGTTTGCCATCTACTGTAAACTCTCCAGATTGATGCTTACGTTTGGCAATGACCTTTACCTAAACCGCTTTGCGGCGGTATATAAAGAAAGTAAGcaaaaaatgatgtatagatggcatttgacaccagtaaaattagctaaaatgtataggaaaaaagaaagaaagtgttggaaatgtaaaaaggcagatggggactatttccatatgtggtggacctgcgatAAGGTAAAAAATTtttgggaagcaatttataatgaacttaaaaaaatatttagatatacTTTCCACAAAAGACTGGAAGCGTGTCTATTAGGCTTAataggaacagaaattaaaatagaagatcaaaatttgttcatgtatgctacagctgcCGTGAGGAcccttctggcccaaagatggaaagtacaAGATATACCAACTATACAGGAGTGGCAggcgaagttgacagaatatgcagaacttgccaaactgtcagggaggatccgggaccagggagatcaaagataccaaaataactggagtaaatatattgaatatttaaagaagaattgtaaagaggtcaagacactaactggattgacataatacctccaatgtataatagtactaatttgagaatgatgtgtgtgatggaaagaggataaatataccagttgtggggagggaggggggtcgcgactcggcagagtcaaagggaatgtatggtgctattacaatttgttggaaaagaatatgtaaggaaaacaataaaaattcacttgggggggggggagtaagcaaAACAAGCAATCTGCAAAGCGCTGTTTTAAAAAGGTAAGAAAAATGAACATTGGGGGCGGGGCTGGGGCAGCTTCCAGTCCATTAATTCCTACAGTGGTTTCTGTCGACCAAAGCGATGCGGCCCCAATTCCAACCCGAGGTGGACTTGCTCGCCATCCTTCCTCCCCGTCCACCTCGCAGGGTaggagcctggggggggggggctagcctacctcacagggttgttgtgggagagggagagccaagggcgggcgccaccttgagctcctctgaGGGGAAAAGGCgggtccacccccaccccctcctacTCACCACCCTGAGCGAGCTGAGTCCCGCGCGGGCCCTGCCAGCCCGCAGCACCGGCGCCAAGGACATGGCGGCCCTCAAGGGTAGCGGAGGCCGCTCGGCAGCCGCGAGAGACAGACAAGCGCAGCTCCCAGAGAGGCCGCCGCCTCCCGCGCCGCCAAATCCGTCGCGCCCCGATGACGTCCCGCGGAGGCCGCGCCCCTTTCCGCCCCCCGGGCGCTCTCGGCTGGACCAATCAGGGCCTCCTGCCTTCCTTCTCCACGGTTGGGCAGGAACGGCTCTGGGCTGAGGAGCGAAGGGGCGCAGACGGCGCCCTGGGCGGGGaggctcctcctctctcctcccgcGGAGAAGCCATGGCTCTCCTGGGCCGCCTGGGAGCCCTCCTGCAACGGGCCGTGGAGACGGTGAGCGGCGGGGCGAGGGAGCGGAGCTGGGCTAGCGGAGCTGGGCTCCCTGACTGGCTGGCCGGCTGGTCAATCAACTGATCAGGGAGCTGGCCGCCTACCTGATTGGCTATCTGGCTGGCAGGCTACCTGGCTGGCCACCTGGCAAACGAATTGATTGGCTGGCTAGGAAGCTGGCTGGCAGGCTACCTGACTGGCTACCTGGCTACCTGATTGGTTATCTGGCTGGCAGGCTAGCTGGCTGGCCACCTGGCAAACGAATTGATTGGCTGGCTAGGAAGCTGGCTGGCAAGCTACCTGATTGGCTACCTGGCTACCTGATTGGTTGTCTGGCTGGCAGGCTAGCTGGCTGGCCACCTGGCAAACGAATTgattggttggctggctggctggcaggctaCCTGGCTGGCTACCTGGCTACCTAATTGGTTGGCATGGGCGTAGCCCCCCCattaatacaaatctgaggttctgcccccccccccaaatcctggctatgcccatgttggCTGGCTACCTGCCTACCTGGCTGGCGGGCGACCCCCGCAGGTGGGGTCAGGGATGGAGCTCATTCCTTAGAAAACCA encodes the following:
- the NDUFA10 gene encoding NADH dehydrogenase [ubiquinone] 1 alpha subcomplex subunit 10, mitochondrial; the protein is MSLAPVLRAGRARAGLSSLRVARLHVSSRCSLRYNWLAYFLGERTTPRLNANSKVFTVDGNLRSGKGKLAQQVAEKLGLRYFPEADIHYVDRVTGDRTILDSKFSGNCSLEKFYNSPKHPDGNSYRLQAWLFSNRLLQYADALEHLLTTGQGVVLERSPYSDFVFLEAMYKQGYIHKRCVEHYDTMKDLSLSDFLPPHLTIYIDVPVSEVMKRIEERGKPYEKKVSPAYLQSIEDGYKKSFLPQISETSEVLQYTTSEAEHVEKVIEDIEYLKFNKGPWPEQDDVSFHHLRVLAQDKYSVILPTTLPFYIPEITVGGLDADKAFNEYKELPGRKYEQGYNAEAGDKWIWLK